From a region of the Haematobia irritans isolate KBUSLIRL chromosome 4, ASM5000362v1, whole genome shotgun sequence genome:
- the BORCS6 gene encoding BLOC-1 related complex subunit 6, with protein MARRVQDIPIRPRYGLPDSANGEEPHDSSRSRKTSSSEMSSYKEIPFLAQYAGAVPDNVLNDLTPTAPESSRDGSGEEDDEDENSKSSSCDNSNKTPKRPQSLLSDAIPYELEGSENSEGQMRHFVAENLEEKLRLASPQNDMFDFHDSTSQNTPCANTGESATVTGMTKQFFQTPLIPQIDANVLNDIEIEAQYLASSLDNLTENLSNLLHSISSITADNVEVHKNAVNKLTDSMDANIKCMYTIMAKTEEISKSMQPTEQLGVRIREIKRLVDMLDSTV; from the exons atggcCCGTCGCGTTCAGGATATACCAATAAGACCTCGTTATGGTTTACCAGATTCAGCTAACGGCGAAGAGCCCCATGATTCATCAAGGAGCCGAAAAACATCCAGTTCTGAAATGTCTTCATACAAGGAGATTCCATTCCTTGCCCAATATGCAGGAGCAGTTCCAGATAATGTGTTAAACGATTTAACACCCACGGCTCCTGAGTCATCAAGAGATGGAAGTGGTGAAGAGGATGACGAAGATGAAAATTCCAAAAGTAGTTCGTGTGATAATAGCAACAAAACTCCTAAACGACCACAAAGTCTTCTCAGTGATGCAATACCCTATGAACTAGAGGGTTCTGAAAACTCAGAGGGCCAGATGAGACATTTTGTGGCagaaaatttggaagaaaaattaaGATTAGCTAGTCCTCAAAATG ATATGTTCGATTTCCATGACAGTACATCTCAAAATACTCCTTGCGCCAATACTGGAGAAAGTGCTACAGTCACTGGCATGACAAAGCAATTCTTTCAAACACCACTTATTCCACAAATCGATGCAAACGTTTTAAACGATATAGAAATTGAGGCTCAATACTTAGCCTCTTCTTTGGACAACCTCACTGAGAATCTGTCAAATTTGTTACATTCCATTTCATCCATAACAGCCGACAATGTAGAAGTCCATAAGAATGCGGTAAATAAATTAACAGATAGTATGGACGCTAATATCAAGTGTATGTATACAATTATGGCTAAAACAGAGGAAATCTCCAAATCAATGCAGCCAACTGAACAACTTGGCGTACGAAT ACGTGAAATCAAACGATTGGTTGATATGCTCGATAGCACTGTATAG
- the Cypl gene encoding peptidyl-prolyl cis-trans isomerase-like 1 Cypl: MLATTGNSLAVSGIPDKTWQPNFVTLETTMGEITVELYWKHAPNTCRNFAELARRGYYNNVIFHRIIKDFMIQGGDPTGTGRGGSSIYGGEFADEIHPDLKHTGAGILSMANSGPDTNGSQFFITLAPTQWLDGKHAIFGRVYTGMQVVKRIGMAETDKNDRPVDALRIIKAKVEKI, from the exons atgttggccaCCACAGGAAATTCTCTGGCAGTATCAGGAATTCCAGACAAAACATGGCAaccaaattttgtaacattGGAAACCAC catGGGCGAAATAACCGTGGAATTGTATTGGAAGCATGCCCCGAATACATGTCGAAATTTCGCCGAACTAGCTAGGCGTGGATACTACAATAATGTTATTTTCCATCGAATTATCAAGGATTTTATGATTCAGGGTGGAGATCCAACCGGCACTGGTCGTGGTGGTTCATCAATTTATGGCGGAGAATTCGCTGATGAAATACATCCTGATTTAAAACACACAGGTGCTGGCATTCTTTCGATGGCCAACTCTGGACCAGACACAAATGGATCGCAGTTCTTTATTACTTTGGCACCTACACAGTGGCTGGACGGAAAACATGCCATATTTGGTAGAGTATATACAGGAATGCAAGTTGTGAAACGTATTGGTATGGCAGAGACTGACAAAAACGACCGCCCCGTGGATGCATTACGAATTATAAAAgcaaaagtggaaaaaatttag